A genomic region of Magnolia sinica isolate HGM2019 chromosome 6, MsV1, whole genome shotgun sequence contains the following coding sequences:
- the LOC131248088 gene encoding LOW QUALITY PROTEIN: uncharacterized protein LOC131248088 (The sequence of the model RefSeq protein was modified relative to this genomic sequence to represent the inferred CDS: inserted 3 bases in 2 codons): SRLPNPPPPHPSPPPPPAFASLLLFLPIQSPPFVPSRLLICHCFLRCPPPLPLSPPLHPASSPSLLSPQSGFFSVAPSLLPFLLISCQYRLPNPPPPLPQASVFIHFLVFPRHPSTPVVWSIGSWLKSDKRAVSGSCVQVYSKGDVYEGEFHHGKRSGSGVYYFYMSGRYEGDWXGVMAWATGSRYRGQYRQGLMHGFGEHSYYTGVVYAGEWLNGKSHGCVVRTFKDGSQFVGEFKWGVRHGLGHAHISNGDTYAGEYATDKMHGFGVYCFANGCRYEGAWHEGRRQGLGMYTFTNGETRSGHWQNGVLDALSTQNTHAGFPVAVNHSKVLDAVQEARRAAEKAFDVPRVDERVNNVVAVANKAANKARVAALIAVQKRMDXKNEDDIPIPIV; the protein is encoded by the exons TCCCGCCTTCCGAATCCTCCGCCTCCTCAtccatctcctcctcctcctcctgctTTCGCTTCCCTCCTTCTATTTCTTCCTATCCAATCCCCACCATTCGTTCCTTCTCGACTTCTTATATGCCATTGCTTTCTCCGCTgccctcctcctcttcctctctcgCCTCCCCTCCATCCGGCTTCTTCTCCGTCGCTCCTTTCCCCTCAATCCGGCTTCTTCTCCGTCGCTCCTTCCCTTCTTCCATTCCTCCTCATCTCTTGCCAATACCGCCTTCCGAATCCTCCGCCTCCTCTCCCTCAAGCTTCCGTGTTCATCCACTTCCTCGTCTTCCCCCGCCATCCGTCTACGCCCGTCGTCTGGTCCATCGGCTCCTGGCTCAAGTCCGACAAGCGGGCTGTGTCGGGCTCCTGTGTCCAGGTCTACAGCAAGGGGGACGTCTACGAGGGAGAATTCCACCACGGGAAGCGCTCTGGCAGTGGGGTCTATTACTTTTACATGAGCGGACGGTATGAGGGGGACT GTGGGGTCATGGCATGGGCGACGGGGAGCCGCTACCGCGGGCAGTACAGGCAGGGGTTGATGCATGGATTTGGGGAGCATAGTTATTACACAGGGGTTGTGTATGCCGGCGAGTGGTTGAACGGGAAGAGCCATGGGTGTGTGGTCCGCACGTTCAAGGATGGGAGCCAGTTTGTTGGGGAATTCAAGTGGGGAGTCAGGCACGGTCTGGGGCACGCCCATATCAG TAACGGGGACACGTATGCCGGGGAATATGCTACAGACAAGATGCATGGATTTGGTGTCTATTGTTTTGCAAATGGATGTCGGTATGAGGGAGCCTGGCATGAGGGAAGAAGGCAGGGACTTGGGATGTATACATTCACAAACGGAGAGACACGGTCAGGCCACTGGCAAAATGGTGTCCTTGATGCGTTGAGCACTCAGAACACTCATGCTGGATTTCCTGTCGCCGTCAACCATTCGAAAGTACTCGATGCAGTCCAG GAAGCTCGAAGAGCAGCAGAGAAAGCATTTGATGTTCCCAGGGTTGATGAGAGGGTGAACAATGTGGTAGCAGTGGCCAACAAAGCAGCCAACAAAGCAAGAGTAGCAGCATTGATAGCTGTGCAAAAGAGGATGGA CAAGAATGAAGATGACATACCGATCCCAATTGTGTGA